The Salvelinus namaycush isolate Seneca chromosome 38, SaNama_1.0, whole genome shotgun sequence genome includes a window with the following:
- the si:dkeyp-27e10.3 gene encoding UPF0606 protein KIAA1549, producing the protein MCPGISQGLRTNCAHLLVASLLVSMTMSSSPVAGGVDSNGTTATRSSSRSSPSPSSRWPGATPPKDTSHHGNTDAASVDDEAQGIHLLLRPPDLLSPSHPPPLPPHSQPTLTPPPPWEHAPSLEEAWGSGDYLETLSFMVPEGEELALATSLPSHTYDPDDGASYDTSFPSRPTLPLSSSLLRPYTSPTSPLREGLPFTHPAQPEGYPHWDEEDYDLGDIFPLVPTELLLPDMNSLEYYTNLLGTPTPGVRPTSRVPPQPPVLRPRVPPATPGRHPPLPPSNTTSLARPPMLRPPGRDPIKPPPPVTEVPSNRPTTTTKATTVTTTTPGTLATPPAPPGRQYLCNVTKPDMYLVRVVLPKSGSTVGFGQVRDILKREFNRSVELQFLRTPSSFAFRVVAGPLIFTAMSVVNALRQSTQSSSLFPTVSPLYGIPDRKYQIRSVLQFVPGHVDVRVCNFSERVERGLLMAYTETRRRAHEFGNVTVQLLNITMGQAKPQGDQKVPVDITFALRDGRGYLLGSEVSGHLRRLSTVEFSFYLGFPALQIAEPFHYPELNVSHHLRSSWVRTVLLGVQEQTVTERSFKARLERRLALLLEEGLGEGSKRPRWKRSTAVGNNSLQVVRVSRLAGSGRTLEVVYFVEGPEGERVPADATAATLNRLELQRAAIVLGHRVQRPLAQPVETLTVPPSETQSSSVWLIVGVVVPVLLAIFIIIILYWKLCGSEKLEFQPDAINTIQQRQKLQAPSVKGFDFAKLHLGQHSKDDIMVIQEPGSLPVPIKEATPSEGGDLNTPKSKGSSTKASRANRRRGRLSPSDGDSLGSDQSSGRESAEETTRYVGTPHEGKPHRNKTPKNVYLTLFLPLPVSRSPVPPTGSGPDELLSSSSIFDHVDRLSRGSSDGRARQANKVQLIAMQPRPSPPQHSHSPTITERVSAEVALRHKSEIEHHRNKLRQRAKRRGQCEFPSMDDILDAFGQAQEEAGQGGCPQRLYSSAHDHMDSILHTDPPSPPTPGESRKRGRRSPRGRRRQQGNGSLPDTDRLTDRDRLLTDHSATYRKYPGLNNVAYMSDPDLPPDHGSPSPNDEVFDHAPPPPPYVPPQPSIEEARQQMHSLLDDAFALVSPSSQGSVGVTQVSPALPSPSPSPQTHPSRQWGSYPAAPTHSPFSARYAELGMSPSSIQGLLHRQGLGSGAYVAAEEQLQDSVYANRGQYEEPPSSSRPRPVGGSTGAQLHHLTQVGLSSRISAYPGVGRSVSGPTGSSWNQQPLDQDLSRPGASRETVLSFPEFSSSGVFQMPSSSLGDHSVPPMLLAPPTPEFPLDESSPSAQSSASLIKAIREELRRLAQKQVAVASSYS; encoded by the exons ATGTGCCCCGGAATCTCTCAGGGCCTGCGCACTAATTGCGCGCACCTGCTGGTAGCGTCCTTGCTGGTGTCCATGACGATGTCAAGCTCACCTGTTGCAG GCGGTGTGGACTCCAACGGAACGACAGCAACACGGTCCTCATCGCGGTCATCACCGTCACCCTCTTCCAGATGGCCAGGCGCCACCCCACCCAAAGACACTAGTCACCATGGTAACACTGACGCTGCCTCAGTGGACGATGAAGCTCAGGGCATACATCTCCTCCTGAGACCCCCAGACCTGCTGTCCCCCAGCCACCCCCCTCCTCTGCCCCCCCACAGCCAGCCCACCCTCACCCCTCCCCCACCCTGGGAGCACGCCCCCTCCCTAGAGGAGGCCTGGGGCTCCGGAGACTACCTGGAAACGCTTTCCTTCATGGTCCCAGAGGGGGAGGAACTGGCCCTGGCCACAAGCTTACCCAGTCACACCTACGACCCTGACGACGGGGCCTCCTATGACACCTCCTTCCCCTCCCGCCCAACCCTCCCCCTGTCCTCCAGCCTCCTCCGACCCTATACGTCCCCCACCTCCCCCCTCCGGGAGGGTCTCCCCTTCACCCACCCTGCCCAGCCTGAGGGATACCCTCACTGGGATGAAGAAGACTATGACCTGGGGGACATTTTTCCTCTGGTGCCCACGGAGCTGCTGCTGCCAGACATGAACAGTCTGGAGTACTACACCAATCTgctg GGTACCCCCACCCCTGGAGTCAGACCCACCTCCAGAGTACCCCCTCAGCCTCCTGTTCTGCGGCCCAGAGTCCCCCCAGCTACCCCTGGCAGACACCCTCCACTGCCCCCATCTAACACCACCAGCCTGGCTCGCCCCCCCATGCTGCGACCTCCAGGGAGGGACCCCATAAAACCACCACCACCTGTGACCGAGGTCCCCAGCAACCGACCGACGACCACTACCAAGGCAACCACTGTTACCACGACAACCCCTGGCACCCTGGCGACTCCCCCAGCCCCTCCAGGACGCCAGTACCTGTGTAACGTCACCAAGCCTGACATGTACCTGGTCAGAGTGG TCCTGCCGAAGTCTGGCTCCACTGTGGGCTTTGGCCAGGTCAGGGACATCTTGAAGAGGGAGTTCAACCGCTCAGTGGAGTTGCAG TTCCTGAGAACTCCGTCTAGCTTTGCGTTCCGTGTTGTGGCGGGACCTCTGATCTTCACCGCCATGTCTGTCGTCAACGCTCTGCGCCAATCAACACAAAGCTCCTCCTTGTTCCCAACTGTCTCACCCCTCTACGGCATACCTGATCGCAAGTACCAGATACGCTCTG tGCTGCAGTTTGTGCCCGGTCACGtggatgtgcgtgtgtgtaactTCAGTGAGCGAGTGGAGAGAGGACTGCTGATGGCCTACACGGAGACACGCAGACGCGCACATGAATTTGGCAACGTTACTGTACAG CTGCTGAACATCACCATGGGTCAGGCCAAGCCACAGGGTGACCAGAAGGTTCCGGTGGACATCACGTTTGCGTTGCGTGATGGGCGGGGCTACCTGTTGGGGTCAGAGGTCAGCGGTCACCTGAGACGCCTAAGCACGGTGGAGTTCAGCTTCTACCTGGGCTTCCCCGCGCTGCAGATCGCTGAAC CCTTCCACTACCCCGAGCTGAACGTTTCTCACCATCTACGCTCCTCCTGGGTCCGCACAG tGTTACTGGGTGTCCAGGAGCAGACGGTGACTGAGCGGAGCTTCAAGGCTCGTCTGGAGCGCCGTCTGGCCCTGCTGCTGGAGGAGGGGCTAGGGGAGGGGAGTAAACGACCCCGCTGGAAGAGATCCACGGCCGTGGGTAACAACAGCTTACAG GTGGTGCGTGTGTCGAGGCTGGCAGGTTCAGGGCGTACTCTGGAAGTGGTGTATTTCGTGGAGGgaccagagggggagagagtccCTGCTGATGCCACCGCTGCCACCCTCAACCGCCTGGAGCTGCAACGGGCTGCCATCGTACTGGGGCACCGCGTCCAGAGACCCCTTGCCCAAC CTGTGGAGACCCTGACAGTGCCACCGTCTGAGACTCAGAGCAGCAGTGTCTGGCTGATTGTGGGGGTGGTGGTGCCTGTCCTGCTGgctatcttcatcatcatcatcctctacTGGAAACTGTGCGGCTCGGAGAAGCTGGAGTTCCAGCCTGATGCCATCAACACCATCCAGCAGAGACAGAAG ctccaggCTCCCAGTGTGAAAGGGTTTGACTTTGCCAAGCTCCACCTGGGGCAGCACAGTAAGGATGACATCATGGTGATCCAGGAGCCTGGTTCCCTCCCTGTGCCCATCAAAGAGGCCACCCCCTCTGAGGGAGGGGATCTCAACACTCCCAAATCCAAGGGCTCCTCCACCAAGGCCTCCCGCGCTAACCGCCGTAGGGGGAG ACTGTCCCCGTCAGATGGTGACTCGTTAGGTAGCGACCAATCGAGTGGCAGGGAGTCTGCAGAGGAGACCACCAGATATGTGGGCACGCCCCACGAGGGGAAACCGCACCGAAACAAAACGCCCAAGAATG TTTACcttactctctttctccctctccctgtctcccgcTCCCCAGTCCCTCCCACAGGCAGTGGTCCAGATGAGctgctctcctcttcctccatctttGACCACGTGGACCGTCTGTCCCGAGGCTCGTCTGACGGCAGGGCTCGCCAGGCCAACAAGGTCCAGCTGATTGCCATGCAGCCCCGGCCCAGCCCACCACAACACTCACACAGCCCCACCATCACAGAGAGGGTCAGCGCAGAG GTGGCTCTGAGACATAAGTCGGAGATCGAGCACCACAGGAACAAGCTGCGTCAACGGGCTAAGAGGCGGGGCCAGTGTGAGTTCCCCTCTATGGATGACATCCTGGATGCCTTCGGGCAGGCGCAGGAGGAGGCGGGGCAGGGAGGGTGTCCCCAGCGCCTCTACAGCTCAGCCCATGACCACATGGACAGCATCTTGCACACCGACCCCCCCTCGCCCCCCACCCCAGGGGAATCCAGGAAGAG GGGGAGGCGCTCTCCTCGGGGCCGGCGGAGGCAGCAGGGGAACGGCAGTCTgccagacacagacagactgacGGACAGAGACCGCCTGCTCACAGACCACAGCGCCACCTACAGGAAATACCCTGGACTCAACAACGTGGCCTACATG tccgACCCGGACCTACCTCCAGACCACGGCAGCCCCTCCCCTAACGACGAGGTGTTTGACCACGCCCCTCCCCCGCCCCCCTACGTGCCTCCCCAGCCGTCCATCGAGGAGGCGCGGCAACAGATGCACTCCCTATTGGACGATGCCTTCGCCCTGGTGTCGCCCTCCTCCCAGGGCAGTGTCGGGGTCACGCAGGTCAGCCCCGCACTGCcaagcccctctccctccccacaGACACACCCATCACGCCAGTGGGGTTCCTACCCCGCAGCCCCCACACACAGCCCCTTCTCTGCG AGGTATGCAGAGTTGGGGATGTCTCCCTCGTCAATACAAGGCCTGTTGCATAG gcaGGGCCTGGGTTCAGGGGCCTATGTTGCTGCAGAGGAGCAGTTGCAGGATTCTGTCTACGCCAACAGGGGGCAGTATGAAgagcctccctcctcctccagacCTCGGCCTGTTGGGGGAAGCACAG GTGCTCAGCTGCATCACCTGACGCAGGTGGGCTTGTCGAGCCGGATCAGTGCGTACCCTGGGGTGGGCCGCAGCGTCTCTGGGCCAACAGGCTCCAGCTGGAACCAGCAGCCTTTAGACCAGGACCTCTCCAGACCCGGAGCCAGCAGGGAGACT GTGCTGTCGTTCCCTGAGTTCTCCTCCTCCGGTGTGTTTCAGATGCCCAGCTCCTCTCTGGGAGACCATTCTGTCCCCCCAATGCTCCTGGCCCCTCCCACTCCAGAGTTCCCCCTAGATGAGTCCTCCCCCTCAGCCCAAAGCTCCGCCTCCCTCATCAAGGCCATCAGGGAGGAGCTACGACGGCTCGCCCAGAAACAGGTTGCTGTGGCCAGCAGTTACTCCTAG
- the LOC120032304 gene encoding protein mono-ADP-ribosyltransferase PARP12-like, whose amino-acid sequence MSSYSRVIHHATSILCSNKGSLALQQLHRKVFQRVEITEDDFWYIVKKCSRFVAVRNRERTDEWGADCVIVAKTSLRLCKNYTKQDCRDCQELHLCKYFVYGNCRFGKGRKQCKFSHDVRSEHNYTLLRECTLHELHEDDLFLLLLQNDPTLLPEVCSHYNKGSGPHGACTFRDGCTKVHMCMHFVHDDCMFGPKCKRQHVIDQHGRRMLEERGLSGDIINDLPFVYQNLHRLNTPTTPYTAKERVGELVSSPVIKKEDRKEICLHFIRRNCRFQDQCIRVHFNLPYKWEVFDGNGWIRLHHTEDIERAFCDPRNTHSPGSRPVDFLTMTQESDPVRRLSTVSSVTKPAHYILTTEWLWYYKGDHENWIEFGRPDDKQRTTSLSSRELEEAYLADRSAEVTIMKGHRNYYLSFQDMYQRNPKHNTKRRVRRRPRFISIVEVENKTAS is encoded by the exons ATGTCCAGCTACTCCAGAGTAATTCATCATGCCACCAGTATATTATGCAGCAACAAAGGTTCCCTGGCCCTCCAGCAATTGCACAGGAAAGTATTCCAGCGTGTTGAAATAACTGAGGACGATTTTTGGTACATCGTAAAGAAGTGTTCTCGGTTTGTTGCGGTGCGGAACCGAGAGAGGACGGACGAATGGGGAGCTGACTGTGTGATTGTCGCCAAAACGTCGTTGCGACTATGTAAAAATTACACAAAACAAGATTGCAGAGATTGCCAGGAGCTTCACCTTTGCAAATATTTTGTTTATGGAAACTGTAGATTTGGGAAAGGCAG gaAGCAGTGTAAGTTCTCCCATGACGTGCGTTCAGAGCATAACTACACGCTCCTGAGGGAGTGCACTCTGCATGAGCTGCACGAGGATGACCTGTTCCTGTTACTGCTGCAGAATGATCCCACCCTGCTGCCGGag GTGTGCTCTCACTACAACAAGGGCTCCGGGCCCCACGGCGCATGCACCTTCAGGGACGGCTGCACCAAGGTGCACATGTGCATGCACTTTGTGCATGACGACTGCATGTTCGGGCCTAAGTGCAAGAGGCAGCACGTCATCGACCAGCATGGCCGCCGCATGCTGGAGGAGAGGGGCCTTAGCGGTGACATCATCAACGACCTTCCCTTTGTCTACCAGAACCTCCACCGCCTCAACACACCCACTACACCCTACACTGCTAAAG AGCGTGTAGGTGAGCTGGTCTCCAGTCCTGTGATCAAgaaagaggacaggaaggagattTGTCTGCATTTCATACGCAGGAACTGTAGATTCCAGG ACCAGTGTATCCGTGTGCATTTTAACTTGCCCTATAAGTGGGAGGTGTTTGATGGGAACGGCTGGATACGCCTGCATCACACTGAGGACATCGAGAGAGCCTTCTGTGACCCCCGgaacacacacag tccggGCTCTCGGCCAGTAGACTTCCTAACGATGACACAGGAGTCAGACCCCGTGCGCCGCCTGTCCACGGTTTCCTCGGTAACAAAGCCGGCTCACTACATCCTGACCACTGAGTGGCTGTGGTACTACAAGGGCGACCACGAGAACTGGATTGAATTTGGAAGACCC GACGATAAACAGCGTACGACATCCCTCTCGTCCCGGGAGCTGGAAGAAGCGTACCTGGCAGACAGATCTGCTGAGGTCACCATTATGAAAGGTCACCGCAACTACTACCTCAGTTTTCAAG ACATGTACCAGCGGAACCCCAAACACAACACCAAGAGGAGGGTGCGTCGCCGACCACGCTTCATCTCCATCGTGGAAGTGGAGAACAAGACTGCAtcgtag